The proteins below come from a single Alnus glutinosa chromosome 9, dhAlnGlut1.1, whole genome shotgun sequence genomic window:
- the LOC133877614 gene encoding zinc finger CCCH domain-containing protein 24 isoform X2, whose protein sequence is MAASPDNEPSPTQTLGPQPSTPLQMDGDDSTTQQEPSNPEPTSADDAVSCGEKRPDNEPSPTQTLNSQPSTPLQMDGDDSTTQPLRPSQQEPSSPQPTSADDAVSCGEKRKREDSSLHPLWKTSLCSYFRRNSKSCSHGSTCRYAHCEEELRPRPDNTWDPTSERAKKALRSEESEKRAGPEEEDIMMTEVVDDDNDGDDDNGGGCLDPGLSKCLVHLPRKWNSENLRNFLSEQGVHFKSAKKKKGMIVGFVSFEDAEQLKTAQEELKGKSIGNKNLKIADVIARSFEKKIRSAAALPLNGQQTGEPALDGENAGVSISSTGIEDGDTNDDNKSDSAADGLVSRARSARDVVTPLAHMPYGDQLEQKKKTLMQILKRLTRNARKACPNGVSLPEWILKSREIGGLPCELEGIIESPLVNGYRNKCEFSVGYSVQGKRTVGFMLGNFREGVTAVEEPVDCPNVSGIACKYASIFQEFLQQSELPIWNRFKNTGFWRQLTVREGKTPGKVVDVENSDGISEVMLIVQVCSVSFDDAVITGEFKRLAQAFAAGATANSPSLPLTALVVQDHQGISNVAPADAPLRQLSIPRASGPELDATNDVVEARIHDCISNLRFCISPTAFFQVNTLAAEKLYSLAGDWAALGPDTLLFDVCCGTGTIGLTLAHRVGMVIGIEMNASAVSDAFRNAEINGIKNCKFVCAKAEDVMGSLLKEYLNAPQKLDEISDTSGTSDKETTSAGEKDTSIDSVLDPEESTRHDLVNNKSASDCSENGGQEAESQLKRNCTSEIGNTSVQQFKNVVAIVDPPRVGLHPIVSYMLLCCVQL, encoded by the exons ATGGCGGCATCTCCGGATAACGAACCATCTCCAACCCAAACCCTAGGCCCTCAACCTTCCACTCCTCTCCAAATGGACGGCGACGATTCCACCACCCAACAAGAACCGTCCAATCCCGAACCAACATCGGCGGATGACGCCGTTTCATGCGGCGAAAAGCGACCGGATAACGAACCATCTccaacccaaaccctaaactctcAACCTTCCACTCCTCTCCAAATGGACGGCGACGATTCCACCACCCAACCCCTTCGCCCATCCCAACAAGAACCTTCCAGTCCCCAACCAACATCGGCGGATGACGCCGTTTCATGCGGCGAAAAGCGAAAGCGAGAGGACTCGTCCCTCCACCCACTGTGGAAGACCAGCCTCTGTTCCTACTTCAGGCGCAACTCGAAGTCGTGCAGCCACGGCAGCACGTGCAGGTACGCGCACTGCGAGGAGGAGCTCCGACCGCGCCCCGACAACACGTGGGACCCTACCTCGGAGCGCGCGAAGAAGGCGTTGAGGTCCGAGGAGAGCGAGAAGCGCGCGGGTCCGGAGGAGGAGGATATCATGATGACTGAGGTGGTTGATGACGATAATGATGGAGATGATGATAATGGCGGTGGTTGCTTGGACCCTGGGCTTAGCAAGTGCTTGGTGCATTTGCCGAGGAAGTGGAACTCCGAGAATTTGAGGAACTTTCTTAGCGAGCAG GGAGTTCATTTCAAATctgcaaagaaaaagaaaggcatGATTGTAGGTTTTGTGAGTTTTGAAGATGCAGAACAACTGAAAACTGCACAGGAG GAACTGAAAGGAAAATCTATTGGcaacaaaaatttaaagattGCTGATGTCATTGCTCGatcatttgaaaagaaaattagatCAGCAGCGGCTCTCCCTCTAAATGGCCAGCAAACTGGGGAACCTGCATTGGATGGAGAGAATGCAGGAGTCTCTATATCTTCAACTGGGATTGAGGATGGTGATACAAATGATGACAATAAAAGTGATTCAGCAGCTGATGGTTTGGTTTCAAGGGCAAGGAGTGCCCGCGATGTTGTGACTCCCCTTGCTCATATGCCTTATGGTGATCAGTtggagcagaaaaagaaaactctcATGCAGATTCTCAAAAGACTT ACTAGAAATGCACGAAAAGCTTGTCCTAATGGTGTTTCACTTCCAGAATGGATTCTCAAATCTAGGGAAATAG GTGGTCTTCCATGCGAGCTAGAGGGTATAATTGAATCACCACTTGTAAACGGGTACCGCAACAAGTGCGAGTTCTCAGTTGGATATTCTGTACAGGGCAAACGAACAGTGGGATTCATGCTCGGTAACTTTAG GGAGGGTGTGACAGCAGTTGAAGAACCAGTGGATTGCCCCAATGTTTCAGGAATTGCCTGCAAATATGCTTCTATCTTCCAGGAATTTTTGCAACAATCAGAATTACCAATTTGGAACAGATTTAAGAATACTGGATTTTGGCGTCAATTAACA GTTCGGGAGGGAAAGACCCCGGGGAAGGTTGTTGATGTTGAAAATTCTGATGGCATTTCAGAGGTCATGCTTATTGTTCAG GTTTGCTCTGTGAGCTTTGATGATGCTGTAATAACCGGTGAATTTAAGAGGCTGGCTCAAGCTTTTGCTGCAGGAGCTACTGCAAATTCTCCATCTTTGCCTCTAACAGCTTTGGTTGTTCAG GATCACCAAGGAATATCAAATGTTGCACCGGCTGATGCCCCCTTGCGCCAACTATCCATTCCTAGAGCCAGTGGTCCTGAACTGGATGCAACCAATGATGTTGTAGAGGCGAGAATTCATGACTGTATAAGCAATCTTCGGTTCTGTATATCTCCCACTGCTTTTTTCCAG GTTAATACTCTTGCTGCTGAGAAGCTGTATTCGCTTGCCGGGGATTGGGCTGCTTTGGGTCCTGATACATTGCTATTTGATGTATGCTGTGGGACTGGAACAATTGGGCTGACTTTAGCCCATCGTGTTGGTATG GTTATTGGCATTGAAATGAATGCTTCTGCAGTTTCAGATGCTTTTAGGAATGCtgaaattaatggaattaagaACTGTAAATTTGTTTGTGCAAAG GCAGAGGATGTGATGGGGTCATTATTGAAAGAGTACCTAAATGCACCTCAGAAGCTAGATGAGATTTCAGATACTTCTGGAACTAGTGACAAAGAAACCACTTCTGCTGGAGAGAAAGATACCTCAATTGACAGTGTACTAGACCCTGAAGAAAGCACACGTCATGATCttgtaaataataaaagtgCTTCTGATTGTTCAGAAAATGGAGGACAAGAAGCTGAAAGCCAACTCAAGAGGAATTGCACTTCTGAAATTGGGAATACTTCTGTACAGCAGTTTAAAAATGTTGTTGCTATTGTTGATCCTCCACGTGTTGGACTTCATCCGATTGTAAGTTACATGCTTCTCTGCTGTGTGCAGTT GTGA
- the LOC133877614 gene encoding zinc finger CCCH domain-containing protein 24 isoform X1 translates to MAASPDNEPSPTQTLGPQPSTPLQMDGDDSTTQQEPSNPEPTSADDAVSCGEKRPDNEPSPTQTLNSQPSTPLQMDGDDSTTQPLRPSQQEPSSPQPTSADDAVSCGEKRKREDSSLHPLWKTSLCSYFRRNSKSCSHGSTCRYAHCEEELRPRPDNTWDPTSERAKKALRSEESEKRAGPEEEDIMMTEVVDDDNDGDDDNGGGCLDPGLSKCLVHLPRKWNSENLRNFLSEQGVHFKSAKKKKGMIVGFVSFEDAEQLKTAQEELKGKSIGNKNLKIADVIARSFEKKIRSAAALPLNGQQTGEPALDGENAGVSISSTGIEDGDTNDDNKSDSAADGLVSRARSARDVVTPLAHMPYGDQLEQKKKTLMQILKRLTRNARKACPNGVSLPEWILKSREIGGLPCELEGIIESPLVNGYRNKCEFSVGYSVQGKRTVGFMLGNFREGVTAVEEPVDCPNVSGIACKYASIFQEFLQQSELPIWNRFKNTGFWRQLTVREGKTPGKVVDVENSDGISEVMLIVQVCSVSFDDAVITGEFKRLAQAFAAGATANSPSLPLTALVVQDHQGISNVAPADAPLRQLSIPRASGPELDATNDVVEARIHDCISNLRFCISPTAFFQVNTLAAEKLYSLAGDWAALGPDTLLFDVCCGTGTIGLTLAHRVGMVIGIEMNASAVSDAFRNAEINGIKNCKFVCAKAEDVMGSLLKEYLNAPQKLDEISDTSGTSDKETTSAGEKDTSIDSVLDPEESTRHDLVNNKSASDCSENGGQEAESQLKRNCTSEIGNTSVQQFKNVVAIVDPPRVGLHPIVIKALRTHPCLRRLVYISCNPESLVANAIELCTPSPQKIEKGNKNNRGWRNMSSAGLARHRAKSMPVSEPFRPVKAMAVDLFPHTPHCELVMLLER, encoded by the exons ATGGCGGCATCTCCGGATAACGAACCATCTCCAACCCAAACCCTAGGCCCTCAACCTTCCACTCCTCTCCAAATGGACGGCGACGATTCCACCACCCAACAAGAACCGTCCAATCCCGAACCAACATCGGCGGATGACGCCGTTTCATGCGGCGAAAAGCGACCGGATAACGAACCATCTccaacccaaaccctaaactctcAACCTTCCACTCCTCTCCAAATGGACGGCGACGATTCCACCACCCAACCCCTTCGCCCATCCCAACAAGAACCTTCCAGTCCCCAACCAACATCGGCGGATGACGCCGTTTCATGCGGCGAAAAGCGAAAGCGAGAGGACTCGTCCCTCCACCCACTGTGGAAGACCAGCCTCTGTTCCTACTTCAGGCGCAACTCGAAGTCGTGCAGCCACGGCAGCACGTGCAGGTACGCGCACTGCGAGGAGGAGCTCCGACCGCGCCCCGACAACACGTGGGACCCTACCTCGGAGCGCGCGAAGAAGGCGTTGAGGTCCGAGGAGAGCGAGAAGCGCGCGGGTCCGGAGGAGGAGGATATCATGATGACTGAGGTGGTTGATGACGATAATGATGGAGATGATGATAATGGCGGTGGTTGCTTGGACCCTGGGCTTAGCAAGTGCTTGGTGCATTTGCCGAGGAAGTGGAACTCCGAGAATTTGAGGAACTTTCTTAGCGAGCAG GGAGTTCATTTCAAATctgcaaagaaaaagaaaggcatGATTGTAGGTTTTGTGAGTTTTGAAGATGCAGAACAACTGAAAACTGCACAGGAG GAACTGAAAGGAAAATCTATTGGcaacaaaaatttaaagattGCTGATGTCATTGCTCGatcatttgaaaagaaaattagatCAGCAGCGGCTCTCCCTCTAAATGGCCAGCAAACTGGGGAACCTGCATTGGATGGAGAGAATGCAGGAGTCTCTATATCTTCAACTGGGATTGAGGATGGTGATACAAATGATGACAATAAAAGTGATTCAGCAGCTGATGGTTTGGTTTCAAGGGCAAGGAGTGCCCGCGATGTTGTGACTCCCCTTGCTCATATGCCTTATGGTGATCAGTtggagcagaaaaagaaaactctcATGCAGATTCTCAAAAGACTT ACTAGAAATGCACGAAAAGCTTGTCCTAATGGTGTTTCACTTCCAGAATGGATTCTCAAATCTAGGGAAATAG GTGGTCTTCCATGCGAGCTAGAGGGTATAATTGAATCACCACTTGTAAACGGGTACCGCAACAAGTGCGAGTTCTCAGTTGGATATTCTGTACAGGGCAAACGAACAGTGGGATTCATGCTCGGTAACTTTAG GGAGGGTGTGACAGCAGTTGAAGAACCAGTGGATTGCCCCAATGTTTCAGGAATTGCCTGCAAATATGCTTCTATCTTCCAGGAATTTTTGCAACAATCAGAATTACCAATTTGGAACAGATTTAAGAATACTGGATTTTGGCGTCAATTAACA GTTCGGGAGGGAAAGACCCCGGGGAAGGTTGTTGATGTTGAAAATTCTGATGGCATTTCAGAGGTCATGCTTATTGTTCAG GTTTGCTCTGTGAGCTTTGATGATGCTGTAATAACCGGTGAATTTAAGAGGCTGGCTCAAGCTTTTGCTGCAGGAGCTACTGCAAATTCTCCATCTTTGCCTCTAACAGCTTTGGTTGTTCAG GATCACCAAGGAATATCAAATGTTGCACCGGCTGATGCCCCCTTGCGCCAACTATCCATTCCTAGAGCCAGTGGTCCTGAACTGGATGCAACCAATGATGTTGTAGAGGCGAGAATTCATGACTGTATAAGCAATCTTCGGTTCTGTATATCTCCCACTGCTTTTTTCCAG GTTAATACTCTTGCTGCTGAGAAGCTGTATTCGCTTGCCGGGGATTGGGCTGCTTTGGGTCCTGATACATTGCTATTTGATGTATGCTGTGGGACTGGAACAATTGGGCTGACTTTAGCCCATCGTGTTGGTATG GTTATTGGCATTGAAATGAATGCTTCTGCAGTTTCAGATGCTTTTAGGAATGCtgaaattaatggaattaagaACTGTAAATTTGTTTGTGCAAAG GCAGAGGATGTGATGGGGTCATTATTGAAAGAGTACCTAAATGCACCTCAGAAGCTAGATGAGATTTCAGATACTTCTGGAACTAGTGACAAAGAAACCACTTCTGCTGGAGAGAAAGATACCTCAATTGACAGTGTACTAGACCCTGAAGAAAGCACACGTCATGATCttgtaaataataaaagtgCTTCTGATTGTTCAGAAAATGGAGGACAAGAAGCTGAAAGCCAACTCAAGAGGAATTGCACTTCTGAAATTGGGAATACTTCTGTACAGCAGTTTAAAAATGTTGTTGCTATTGTTGATCCTCCACGTGTTGGACTTCATCCGATT GTGATAAAAGCTCTGAGAACTCATCCTTGTCTGAGGAGGCTTGT TTACATTTCCTGCAATCCCGAAAGTTTGGTGGCAAATGCCATTGAGCTTTGCACACCATCTCCTCAGAAAATTGAGAAAGGGAATAAAAACAACCGGGGATGGAGAAATATGAGTAGTGCTGGTCTAGCACGGCACAGGGCCAAGTCTATGCCCGTTTCAGAGCCATTCCGACCCGTAAAAGCCATGGCTGTTGATCTTTTCCCGCATACTCCACACTGTGAACTGGTGATGCTCCTAGAAAGGTAG